The DNA segment TTTATTGGTGGATGGCAACTGCTTACAGTTCAGAAGTGGGTGATTGATCTGGCTATGGTGAGAACACTCCAATAGTGCCTTAGtataacccccccaaaaaagacaATTGTTTTGTCatgatttgttcagttgaaAAGTGGCACAAAAATAGTTTTTGCTGTCTTTCAGAGTCTCTGCACATTTATTAGTGCAGGCAGTAAACTGGCACAACTCCAGTGTTTATGGAGGTCTAAGGACTCCAGGCAGGTCAGCTCTCTCACATGGGGCCTGGCCACGTATACATGCCTGGGTAAGTGACACCGCCACGTGAATGAACAACTGCTTAcacatttacatgcacagtaCATGCATTCACATACAGGCAAGGCACTCTTGTCATATGTAAAGAACACTATAGCATGTAATGCATCACAACAAAAAGCTTttccatttttaacaaaaacaacatctgCAGTTAATGTTGGTATTGGGcgttttctgtctttttcagCGAGGATCTTTACTACCACGATCACCACAGGAGACACACAAGGTCAGTAAGAGCCTCCTGATTGGATGTTGATAGTTTGGTTTTGATGTTTATTGGTTAACTCTTGCACCTGTCTTTTTGCAGTCCTCATTCGGTTTGTCGTTATGAGCATGTTGAACATGTGGGTAACAGTCACAGTGATCTATTACAAACCCCGTGCTGTGAAACAGGATTAAGACATGTCAATACCGTTACACGCTCACTTACTGTTATGCTGTGTTCCCCCATCCTGTGCACGGATAGAGGTTTTAAGAACACGTACCTCAGACTGAATTGGATTTGGCTCAAATGCTATTTGTATATCGCATTTTCTGTATTGATGTGTAACAGGATGTGATTTTTGGTAAATGTGTGCTATAGAATTACAAACCTTTTCACCATGATGCTCTTATACTCAGGGTTTTTCTTGTCATATTGCTTTAAGTATGGTTTAGTGCAAGTAAATTAATCAGGCCACACCGTCGCAATTAACTTTAATGATTAAAAAACGGCCTATTAAAAACCTTTCTTATCAGACATTCCTATGCATAAGGGGGACAGTGCAGCAATAATGTTTTAGTTCAATTTGTCTCAAAAACTTGGATGCAAACACAGTGTTATATTAACATTCCTACCCTGAATCTA comes from the Triplophysa rosa linkage group LG9, Trosa_1v2, whole genome shotgun sequence genome and includes:
- the slc66a3 gene encoding solute carrier family 66 member 3; this translates as MDGNLALHFANFSTLFVCMVLKFPQIFVLMRAKATTGVSLNSLLLELIGFIVFMSYQMYYDYPPVTYLEYPILVAQDVVVLLLILHYNRNLKHILIYAAVFIGGWQLLTVQKWVIDLAMSLCTFISAGSKLAQLQCLWRSKDSRQVSSLTWGLATYTCLARIFTTTITTGDTQVLIRFVVMSMLNMWVTVTVIYYKPRAVKQD